Proteins from a genomic interval of Amycolatopsis sp. cg13:
- a CDS encoding NADH-quinone oxidoreductase subunit A, whose protein sequence is MVPVLAQADPGPAAPGLNVYLPLVLLFVLAAGFAVFSVLLGPLVGPKRYNRAKTAAYECGIEPSPQPLVGGGRMPVAYYITAMLFILFDIEMVFLYPFAVNANALGVFGLVEIVLFIVTVGFAYAYVWRRGGLDWN, encoded by the coding sequence ATGGTGCCCGTGCTGGCGCAGGCCGATCCCGGACCGGCGGCGCCCGGACTCAACGTGTATCTGCCGCTCGTTCTGCTTTTCGTGCTCGCGGCGGGGTTCGCCGTGTTCTCCGTTCTGCTGGGGCCGCTCGTCGGGCCGAAGCGGTACAACCGCGCGAAGACCGCGGCGTACGAGTGCGGCATCGAACCGTCGCCGCAGCCGCTCGTCGGCGGCGGCCGGATGCCGGTGGCCTACTACATCACGGCCATGCTCTTCATCCTGTTCGACATCGAGATGGTGTTCCTCTACCCGTTCGCGGTGAACGCCAACGCACTCGGTGTCTTCGGCCTGGTGGAGATCGTGCTGTTCATCGTGACGGTCGGGTTCGCGTACGCCTACGTGTGGCGGCGCGGCGGCCTGGATTGGAACTGA
- a CDS encoding DUF4386 domain-containing protein, translated as MTRQQGGPPLLAPALAFGVLTVASAVLGAAGTRPDSSAAEVAAYIGGNQGVVQLLAFAVFGASVPLAVWAATAYRRQRRLGVAAPGAVIGLTGGVLSAAALAMSGLITWTAAQASDTPAVARALTSLAFASGGPGFVVPLALLIAGIAVPALFLNLLPRWLSIAGLVVAAAAVLASLSLLTPALYPLIPVGRFGGLAWLIAASVLLPRDRAARTD; from the coding sequence ATGACCAGACAGCAGGGCGGCCCGCCGCTATTGGCACCGGCGCTGGCGTTCGGGGTACTGACCGTCGCGTCGGCGGTCCTCGGGGCGGCGGGGACGCGGCCGGATTCCAGCGCGGCGGAGGTCGCGGCGTATATCGGCGGCAACCAGGGCGTCGTGCAGTTACTCGCGTTCGCGGTGTTCGGCGCGTCGGTTCCGCTCGCGGTGTGGGCTGCGACGGCCTATCGCCGACAGCGGCGGCTCGGGGTCGCGGCACCGGGCGCGGTGATCGGACTCACCGGTGGCGTGCTGTCCGCGGCCGCGCTCGCGATGAGCGGGCTGATCACCTGGACCGCCGCGCAGGCCAGTGACACACCCGCAGTGGCGAGGGCGTTGACCAGCCTCGCGTTCGCGTCCGGCGGGCCGGGGTTCGTGGTGCCGCTGGCGTTGCTGATCGCTGGGATCGCGGTGCCCGCCTTGTTCCTGAACCTCTTGCCGCGCTGGCTGTCGATCGCTGGGCTGGTGGTCGCCGCGGCGGCCGTGCTTGCCTCGCTGTCGCTGCTGACTCCGGCGCTGTATCCGCTGATCCCGGTCGGCCGGTTCGGCGGGCTCGCCTGGCTGATCGCCGCCAGCGTCCTGCTCCCGCGCGACCGCGCGGCACGGACGGACTAA
- a CDS encoding MarR family winged helix-turn-helix transcriptional regulator has protein sequence MQGPPTFGSAFLLAQLGAHATQRFAERVADLGLTPPQTGLLRAIARRPGESQQVLAAELGTPPTRLVALVDGLEQQGLIERRRNPQDRRLYAVFLSDKGQETMAALAKAAAAHEDEMMAALSTEERSVLRGLLGRVAEDCGLTPGIHPGYRG, from the coding sequence ATGCAAGGACCCCCGACGTTCGGCAGCGCCTTCCTGCTGGCCCAGCTGGGCGCACACGCGACCCAGCGCTTCGCCGAGCGCGTCGCGGACCTGGGCCTGACGCCGCCCCAGACCGGACTGCTCCGGGCGATCGCGCGCCGCCCCGGCGAGAGCCAGCAGGTGCTGGCCGCCGAACTGGGCACGCCACCCACCCGGCTGGTCGCACTGGTCGACGGCCTGGAGCAGCAGGGCCTGATCGAACGCCGTCGCAACCCGCAAGACCGTCGCCTTTACGCGGTTTTCCTCAGCGACAAAGGCCAAGAAACGATGGCCGCGCTGGCGAAAGCCGCTGCGGCGCATGAAGACGAGATGATGGCGGCACTGTCCACAGAGGAACGTTCAGTGCTGCGCGGACTGCTCGGCCGAGTCGCCGAGGACTGCGGACTCACCCCCGGCATCCACCCCGGCTACCGCGGCTAG
- a CDS encoding NADH-quinone oxidoreductase subunit C, whose translation MPENPEETPETGGPQSSAERPEAGLEAHGPGAAEPVVAGRERKGMFGVRGSGDTSGYGGLRLPAYSPPPAERPYGGWFDEFADEFMAALADNKIPPSAVLQTTVDRGEITFYVSREHLVDIAKVLRNDPGLRFEMLLAVTGVDYGVDVPQRMHTVYDFLSMTYRRRIRLEITMDMDNLHVPSLVPVYATADWHEREAYDMFGIVFDGHPGLTRIFMPDDWDGFPQRKDYPLGGIPVEYKGAEIPPPDQRRSYS comes from the coding sequence GTGCCTGAGAACCCCGAAGAGACTCCCGAAACCGGCGGCCCGCAGTCCAGCGCGGAGCGGCCCGAAGCCGGACTCGAAGCACACGGCCCGGGAGCGGCCGAACCGGTCGTCGCCGGTCGCGAGCGCAAGGGCATGTTCGGTGTCCGCGGCAGCGGGGACACCTCCGGTTACGGCGGCTTGCGGCTGCCCGCGTACAGCCCGCCGCCCGCGGAGCGTCCGTACGGCGGCTGGTTCGACGAGTTCGCCGACGAGTTCATGGCGGCCTTGGCGGACAACAAGATCCCGCCGTCGGCGGTCCTCCAGACCACGGTTGACCGCGGCGAGATCACCTTCTACGTCAGCCGCGAGCACCTCGTCGACATCGCCAAGGTGCTGCGCAACGACCCGGGCCTGCGGTTCGAAATGCTGCTGGCGGTCACCGGCGTCGACTACGGCGTCGATGTTCCGCAGCGGATGCACACGGTCTACGACTTCCTGTCGATGACCTACCGCCGCCGGATCCGGCTCGAGATCACCATGGACATGGACAACCTGCACGTCCCGTCCCTGGTCCCGGTCTACGCGACGGCGGACTGGCACGAGCGCGAGGCCTACGACATGTTCGGCATCGTCTTCGACGGCCACCCCGGGCTGACCCGCATCTTCATGCCAGACGACTGGGACGGCTTCCCCCAGCGCAAGGACTACCCGCTCGGCGGGATCCCGGTCGAATACAAGGGCGCGGAAATCCCGCCGCCGGACCAGCGGAGGTCGTACTCGTGA
- a CDS encoding geranylgeranyl reductase family protein, which produces MTTSRRRSPDHDAEVIVVGAGPAGSTVATYLARAGVDVLLLEKTVFPREKVCGDGLTPRGVKQLIDLGLDTSEEAGWVRSRGLRILTGDLTLEFDWPDLTDYPPYGVSRTRHDFDDLLAKTAVKAGARLYERTTVTGAITNASGRVVGVEAKVGPEKTPVSYRAPLVLACDGVSARLALSVGIDKNEKRPMGVAVRRYYKSPKHDDPFIEGHLELWDRSDPRDPKLLPGYGWAFPLGDGTVNVGLGMLSTSASFRNTDYRALLRQWLDGTPEEWGYREENAIGKVGGAGLPMGFNRTPHYRDGLLLLGDAGGMVSPFNGEGISAAMESAQLAAEAVVQALARPEGPSRERALEGYPRAVGELMGGYYRLGNVFAKLIGKPKIMHAATKYGLRVNKLLPLVYKGLSGCYDARGGDGVDRLIAALARATPSPR; this is translated from the coding sequence ATGACGACCTCGCGCCGCCGCAGCCCAGACCACGACGCCGAAGTGATCGTGGTCGGGGCTGGACCGGCTGGTTCGACCGTGGCCACCTATCTCGCCCGGGCGGGCGTGGACGTACTGCTGCTGGAGAAAACCGTCTTTCCGCGCGAGAAGGTGTGCGGCGACGGTCTCACCCCGCGCGGCGTGAAGCAGCTGATCGACCTCGGCCTCGACACCAGCGAGGAAGCGGGCTGGGTGCGGAGTCGGGGGCTGCGGATTCTCACCGGGGATCTGACGCTCGAGTTCGACTGGCCGGACCTCACTGACTACCCGCCGTACGGGGTGTCTCGGACTCGGCACGACTTCGACGACCTGCTCGCGAAGACCGCGGTGAAGGCTGGGGCTCGGTTGTATGAGCGGACCACGGTCACCGGGGCGATCACCAATGCTTCCGGCCGGGTTGTCGGTGTTGAGGCGAAGGTCGGGCCGGAGAAGACTCCCGTTAGTTATCGGGCGCCGTTGGTGCTTGCCTGCGACGGGGTGTCGGCTCGGCTTGCGTTGAGTGTCGGGATTGACAAGAACGAGAAGCGGCCGATGGGGGTCGCTGTTCGGCGGTACTACAAGAGCCCCAAGCATGATGATCCGTTCATCGAGGGGCATCTTGAGCTGTGGGATCGGTCTGATCCTCGGGATCCGAAGCTGCTGCCTGGGTATGGGTGGGCGTTCCCGCTGGGCGATGGGACGGTCAACGTCGGGCTGGGGATGCTGTCGACTTCGGCGTCCTTCCGGAACACCGACTATCGCGCGCTGCTGCGGCAGTGGCTTGACGGGACGCCTGAGGAATGGGGTTATCGCGAGGAAAACGCCATCGGCAAGGTCGGTGGGGCTGGGTTGCCGATGGGGTTCAATCGGACTCCGCATTACCGCGACGGGCTGCTGTTGCTCGGCGACGCCGGGGGCATGGTGAGTCCGTTCAACGGCGAGGGCATTTCCGCGGCGATGGAGTCGGCGCAGCTCGCGGCCGAGGCTGTCGTACAGGCGCTGGCCCGGCCGGAAGGCCCGTCGCGGGAACGCGCGCTGGAGGGGTACCCGCGTGCTGTCGGCGAGCTGATGGGCGGGTACTACCGGCTCGGGAACGTGTTCGCGAAGCTGATCGGGAAGCCGAAGATCATGCACGCGGCCACCAAGTACGGGTTGCGGGTCAACAAGCTTCTTCCCTTGGTGTACAAGGGACTTTCCGGCTGCTATGACGCCCGCGGCGGCGACGGAGTGGACCGGCTGATCGCGGCTCTCGCCCGCGCCACCCCCAGCCCGCGCTGA
- a CDS encoding glycosyltransferase: MHIVQLANFYGPRSGGLRTALNHLGAGYVASGHRVTLVVPGRRYAVESLPTGVCRYSLPALQIPGTGGYRAVDPQRVRAVLRRLEPDRLEVSDRLTLRGMGVWARRNGVPSMVISHERLDRLLEQFLLPGAMARHVADVANRRMAASYDTVVCTTAFAHAEFERIAAPNVRRVPLGVDLATFAPSMRDSGWRTALAGGADALIVHCGRLSPEKHVERSVDTVAELTESGARVRLVIAGDGPRRRALERRARGLPVTFLGFLAGRGDVARLLASADVSLAPGPHETFGLAALEALASGTPVVVSASSALREIVRPGCGAAVDDYAPAFASAVTGLLDSPEELRRAAARARAEEFAWPNSVRGMLAALG; the protein is encoded by the coding sequence ATGCACATCGTCCAGCTGGCGAACTTCTACGGACCGCGGTCCGGCGGGTTGCGGACCGCGCTGAATCACCTCGGCGCGGGGTACGTCGCCAGCGGGCATCGGGTGACGCTGGTCGTGCCGGGGCGGCGGTACGCGGTGGAAAGCCTGCCGACCGGGGTGTGCCGGTATTCGTTGCCCGCCTTGCAGATTCCCGGCACCGGCGGCTATCGCGCGGTCGACCCGCAGCGGGTCCGGGCGGTGTTGCGGCGGCTTGAGCCGGACCGGCTGGAGGTGTCGGACCGGCTGACGTTGCGGGGGATGGGCGTCTGGGCTCGGCGGAATGGCGTGCCCAGCATGGTGATCTCGCACGAGCGGCTGGACCGGTTGCTGGAGCAGTTTCTCTTGCCGGGGGCGATGGCTCGGCACGTCGCGGATGTCGCGAATCGGCGGATGGCGGCCTCGTACGACACGGTGGTTTGCACTACTGCCTTCGCGCACGCGGAGTTCGAACGGATCGCCGCGCCTAACGTCCGGCGGGTGCCGTTGGGGGTGGATCTGGCTACCTTCGCGCCGTCGATGCGGGATTCGGGATGGCGGACGGCGTTGGCCGGTGGCGCTGACGCGTTGATTGTCCATTGTGGTCGGTTGTCGCCGGAGAAACACGTTGAGCGGAGCGTGGATACGGTCGCTGAGCTGACTGAGTCCGGGGCACGGGTGCGGTTGGTGATCGCGGGGGACGGGCCTCGGCGGCGGGCGTTGGAACGGCGGGCCAGGGGCTTGCCGGTGACGTTCCTCGGCTTCTTGGCTGGACGCGGCGATGTGGCTCGGTTGCTGGCCAGTGCGGATGTTTCGCTGGCTCCGGGGCCGCACGAGACGTTCGGGTTGGCGGCTTTGGAGGCGCTTGCTTCCGGTACGCCGGTGGTGGTTTCGGCGTCCTCGGCGCTGCGGGAGATCGTGCGGCCCGGGTGCGGGGCGGCGGTGGATGACTACGCGCCCGCTTTTGCCAGTGCGGTGACCGGGTTGCTGGACAGTCCAGAGGAGCTTCGGCGCGCGGCCGCCAGAGCGCGAGCCGAGGAATTCGCGTGGCCGAACTCAGTCCGCGGAATGCTCGCCGCGCTGGGCTGA
- a CDS encoding NADH-quinone oxidoreductase subunit B family protein, producing the protein MGLEEKLPNGILLASLEGLVNWARKNSLWPATFGLACCAFEMMSVGGSRYDIARFGMERFSATPRQADLMIVAGRVTQKMAPVLRQIYDQMAEPKWVLSMGVCASSGGMFNNYAVVQGVDHIVPVDMYLPGCPPRPEMLLDAILKLHAKIQDEPINARRAAIRAASGARTELIPSSIKYAKK; encoded by the coding sequence ATGGGCCTGGAAGAAAAACTCCCCAACGGCATCCTGCTGGCCAGCCTCGAGGGACTGGTCAACTGGGCACGCAAGAACTCGCTGTGGCCGGCGACCTTCGGGCTCGCCTGCTGCGCGTTCGAGATGATGTCGGTCGGCGGTTCGCGCTACGACATCGCGCGCTTCGGCATGGAGCGGTTCTCCGCGACCCCGCGCCAGGCCGACTTGATGATCGTGGCCGGCCGGGTCACTCAGAAGATGGCCCCGGTGCTGCGCCAGATCTACGACCAGATGGCCGAGCCCAAGTGGGTCCTCTCCATGGGCGTCTGCGCCTCGTCCGGCGGGATGTTCAACAACTACGCCGTCGTGCAGGGCGTCGACCACATCGTGCCGGTCGACATGTACCTGCCGGGCTGCCCGCCGCGGCCGGAGATGCTGCTCGACGCGATCCTCAAGCTGCACGCCAAGATCCAGGACGAGCCGATCAACGCCCGCCGCGCCGCGATCCGCGCGGCCAGCGGGGCCCGTACCGAGCTGATCCCGTCCTCGATCAAGTACGCGAAGAAGTGA
- a CDS encoding demethylmenaquinone methyltransferase, whose protein sequence is MPRASLDKDPHEVAAMFDGVASGYDRANSFMTFGFDRRWRTTTARVLDAKPGEKVLDLAAGTGVSTVEYARGGAWCLAADFSVGMLKAGLHRNVPMVAADAMCLPFADDSFDAVTISLALRNFVDTKGALAEILRVVKPGGRLVICEVSTPSFAPIRFIYRRFILKLLTWVGSRSSTNPEAYSYLAESMLAWPDQRGLGEIIASAGWTEVEWLNLTFGVVAIHRARKPA, encoded by the coding sequence ATGCCCCGAGCGAGCCTGGACAAGGATCCGCACGAAGTCGCCGCGATGTTCGACGGCGTCGCGTCCGGTTACGACCGGGCGAACTCGTTCATGACGTTTGGGTTCGACAGGCGCTGGCGCACCACCACGGCGCGCGTGCTGGACGCCAAACCGGGCGAGAAGGTGCTCGACCTGGCGGCGGGCACCGGGGTGTCCACCGTCGAGTACGCGCGCGGCGGCGCCTGGTGCCTCGCCGCCGACTTCTCCGTCGGGATGCTCAAGGCTGGCCTGCACCGGAACGTGCCGATGGTCGCCGCGGACGCGATGTGCCTCCCGTTCGCCGACGACAGCTTCGACGCCGTCACGATCTCGCTCGCGCTGCGGAACTTCGTCGACACCAAGGGCGCGCTCGCGGAGATCCTGCGCGTGGTCAAACCGGGCGGCCGGCTGGTGATCTGCGAGGTCTCAACGCCTTCCTTCGCTCCCATCCGGTTCATCTACCGGCGGTTCATCCTCAAGCTGCTCACCTGGGTCGGCAGCCGGTCCTCGACGAACCCCGAGGCCTACTCCTACCTGGCCGAATCGATGCTTGCCTGGCCCGATCAGCGCGGGCTCGGGGAGATCATCGCGAGTGCGGGATGGACCGAGGTCGAGTGGCTGAACCTCACATTCGGCGTCGTCGCGATCCACCGCGCGCGCAAGCCTGCCTAA